The genome window TTTTCTCCTTGTCAGGTGGTCAAAAGGCAATTTATTTTGCTTTTGTTTTGGAAGAATATCGCAAAAAAAACATTAGGACATAATGACTTCCTTCGAAAGAATATTTTCGATTTTCCTAAATAATTTTTGGATTTCCTCGCCTTTAGAAATATTGACATTTATTTCACTCAGGCAATGCTCTTTAATTAAATCTATCTTTTTCTTTTTGTTCTCAGCCCCATCCTCTTCGCTTTCTTTGCCGTTAACATTTTTTAATAGCTGTTCATTTCCATGGTGATTTAATATCCAAAAGGTATAAGTTAAATTTGGTTTTTTTTCCGGATAACTGAAAAATAGGACAAAGTGAATAAAAAAGTCTTTATCAAAATACTGTAATGTGCCTCTAAGATAATTCTCTTCATTCTTACTAGAGGAAAGAGAAGTGCGAAATCCTTTTTTTAATCCAATTTGTTCTATTTCATCCAAGATGTATTCGATAAATAATTTCAATTTTTTTCCTCCGTTGTTCAAGTTTTATAACACTTAGCTAATGTATTTTCTCCCTCGTCAAGTGTTTGTATTCTAGAGATAAACATATTTTGTAAGACGGAATAACTTTTCCATGTACGGATAATCTAACTAAAGATCCCTAAAAATCATAAAATATAATGGAATACGGATGTATAGTAACGGAGGTATTGTTTGTGGAGAAAAAAAATACAAAAATGACTGCAGTAGCGATTGGTTCTATCCCGCTCATTATGACACTAGGAAATTCCATGTTAATACCAATACTGCCAAAAATGCAAACGGAAATTAATCTTTCTGCTTTTCAAGCTAGTATGACGATAACAGTTTTTTCTGTAGTTGCCGCTTTTTTTATTCCCATTTTAGGTTATTTATCGGACCGCTTTACACGAAAATCCGTTATTATTCCTGCTTTGTTTTTATATGGAGTTGGAGGAATATTAGCTGGATTTGCTGCAGCGAAATTTTCTCATGCTTATACATGGATTTTAGTAGGACGGTCTTTACAAGGGATAGGTGCTGCTGGAACAGCGCCGATAGCAATGGCATTAACGGCCGATTTATATAAAGGAGCGAAAGAAAGTAGGATTTTGGGACTTGTGGAAGCATCCAATGGATTTGGGAAAGTACTTTCTCCTATACTTGGTTCTGCCATTGCCTTAATTGTTTGGTATGGCGTATTTTTTGCTTTTCCAATGGTTGTATTAATTTCTATTATCTTGTCATGGATTTTCATTAGAGAGAAAGAACATAGTAAAAAGCCTCCATCTCCAAGCAAATATATAAAAGGGTTAGTAAGTGTTTTTAAACATGAAGGAAAATGGTTATTTACGGCATACTTAGCAGGGGCAACCTGTTTATTTACTCTCTTCGGTATTCTTTTCTATTTATCAGATACTTTAGAGAATACGCATAAAATTGATGGAATTATCAAGGGGTTAATATTAGCAATTCCCTTATTAATAATGTGTACAACATCCTATATTACAGGAAGTAAAATAGGAAAAAATCAAAAATTAATGAAAAAGTTAATCGTTCTTGGTTTTATTTTTGTCACTGCATCTTATGCGACCTTAAGTTTATTTAAGAGTCTTGTTCCTTTTATAGCAGTCCTTGCAGTCAGCAGTGTTGGAACTGGTTTAATTTTGCCATGTATTAATAGTTTTATTACAGGTGCTGTTGGCCAAGAAAGAAGGGGATTCGTTACCTCCTTATATGGTTCTGTGCGGTTCCTTGGAGTTGCAATCGGACCGCCAATTTTCGGAAGGTTGATGGATTGGTCTCGGATAGGTATGTTTTTATCAATAGCTGGATTTACTTGTCTCGTTGGTCTTCTAGCTTTGTTATTAATTAAAGTAGAGGATAAAAAACAACCGCAGGGAGAAAAAGGGAAGAAAGACAAAAAAGAAGCGGATGCAAAAGAAGTTATTCCTTTTTTAGAGCCTATTGAAGGAAGATAATAAGGATGTTTGGGATTATCCCGACATCCTTATTTTTTCCGCCAGGCAAAGGCAGGGCCAGGTATAGGTAGTCGGATTCTTAAATTATAGAGATAGGCAACAATCTGTGTGGATAACCATTGACAGATGAGGGCTTGTATCACAATTTGCCAATCGATAATATAAGCAGTGATAACAAATATTACCCCATTTATCCAAAATAATGGTCTACCTGGATTAATATTTCTATATTTGGAGATGATTAAAGCAATAACTCCGATTCCGCCATTCGATACACCTTGCCTTAAAAGTATGCCAATTCCCGTACCGAGTACCAAGGATCCCATAAGCATATCTATCCACACATTGGAAAAGGGTGTACTGAAATAGGCTTGGGAAAGATTAACGGCTATTGAAGTGATCGTAATTCCAAATAATGTTCCAACTGCACTGCTGCCGCCTAAGAAATGGAGGGCAAAAAGGAGCATAGAAGAATTGATTATCCAAAGAATAATACTTAGGGGAATGTTGAAAAAATAATGAAAGAGAACAGTTAAACCGCCAGCTCCTCCAGAAGGGATAGAATTTGGAAAAAGGAATATACCCATTGCACATCCTTGTATAATCGCTCCAAGCAAAATGAAGGAGTATTGTCTACATATTCTTCTAAATCGATAAGGTGAATAAGTTACCGGCTTTTTTTTTCTCAAAAAAATCATCCCTCATTTAGTATGCATGTCCACTATAATAACAAGTGTATGCAGAACCATGAAAAGGAATGACTTTTATTAGAGGAATGGGGAGTTTTTCTTCCAAGAGACTGTTCGCTTTAACTGATGGTCAGTTGATGGGGTATCTTGTTTAAAAAGGAGTATTAGGTTTATTCTGTTGCCATGCTAAAAAGAAAGAAGAAGACCAGACAAAAAAAGTTAGTCTCCTCCAATAACACTTATTAATTTAGCTTTGGAATCGTTTTTAATGCTAAGTTTCGTTCCTCCTCAATCATTCGATGGGACTTTTCGTCGGTTGGATGGAGGATTTTTTTTAATATATCGTTTACTAAAGAGGCAAAAGCAGCATGATTTCGCTGGCGTGACTTTTCTAGAGTAATTGGTATATCTTGAGCAATAATGCCATCCTGAAGAACGATGACTCGATCAGCAAGTGCTACAGCCTCTTCGACATCATGTGTTACTAATAAGGAGGTAAATCCGTGGGTCATTTGAATATTTTCAATCATAGATTGCATTTCAAGACGGGTAAGAGCATCTAATGCTCCAAGGGGTTCATCAAGTAACAGCAACCTTGGTTTATGCATAAGAGACCGAGCTAATGCTACGCGCTGCTTCTGTCCGCCAGAAAGATTTGCTGGCCATTCATCTTTCTTGTCTTCTAATCCAACATCACGCAAAACCTGAATAGCTTCCTCTCGGCGAATTCCTTTTACTCCTAATTTCACATTATCTAATACGCATTTCCATGGAAGCAAGCGTCCATCTTGGAACATCATGCATGCTTCCCTATTTAAACTATTTAAAGGTTTTCCGTCAATGAGTATTTCACCTTTAGTTGGTTTTTCTAACCCTGACAGTAAGCGAAGTAATGTACTTTTTCCACAGCCACTCTTCCCGACAATTGCAAGGAATTCGCCTTGATTTATTTTAAGATTTAGAGATTTTAAGACTTTGGTTTCATTGTAGCTTTTTTCGAGATTTTTAATTTCTAGATATATTTTTTCTTTACTCATCTTCCAATCCTCCTTTACTTTAGGAATGTTTTTGGTAGCTAGGATGCCATTTAAGCCATCGTGTTTCCATAAAACGAGCGATTACATCGGAAAGTTTTCCAAGTAATGCATACAGGAGAATACTTAATACAATTACATCCATCCTCATAAATTCTCTTGCATTCATTGCCATATAACCAATCCCAGAAGTAGAGGATATTGTTTCTGCGACAATTAAAGTAATCCACATAATTCCTAATGAAAATCGTAAACCTACAAGAATGGAAGAAAGAGCGCCTGGAAATATAACGTTTAGGAAAAGAGAAAAGCCATTTAGCCCATACATTTTTCCCATTTCGATTAATCCTTTATCAACGGATTTAATACCATGATAGGTATTAAGGTAGACGGGGAATAAAACCCCTAAAGCTACAAGAAATACTTTTGCTTCTTCTCCAATCCCAAACCAAAGAATGACTAATGGTATTAGAGCTAAATGGGGAATATTTCGTAACATTTGAATAGAGGTGTCAAGTAATAGCTCTGTAAATCGGAATAAGCCGTTTAATAAACCTAATACAAATCCAATCGTACCACCGATCAGAAATCCAATAGACGCTCTCCATAAACTAATCCATACATGATGAGTTAACTCTCCCGTTTGAAAGAGATTTATGGCAGCCAGATAGACATCCGATGGAGCGGGAAGTATTCGTGATGAAATAATCCCTGCCTTAATAATCCATTGCCAGCCGATAAGCAATAAAATAGGAATGCCCCATGGCAATATTTTTTTTATGAAGTAGAGAGATGTTTTCTTCACTTTTCCTCATCCTTTAAATCAATTGTATAAACGTTCTCATTCACCTTTACTTTCTTTGGTATAAGTTGGAGATTATAAAAGGTATCTGCAATTTCTTGCTGTTCTTTTATAATTGAATCACTTATTTCTTCTACTCCATAAACTCTTCTTTCCACAGCCATTCTCATAGAGGCTTCATCAATACCCAAAATAGAGGAAAGCATTTTTGTTAAATCTTCTGGATGCTCATTTGCCCACTGACATGATTTTTGTATCTCTTCCATCACTACTTTAATAATATCCTCGTTTTCTTGAAGAAAGTCAGAGGAAGCTAGAAAGAAATCGCGGTCACTAGTTAGACCTTTTCCATTTACTAATAGTGTTGCATCAGCTTGTAACTGTGTATTTGCGGTAAAAGGATCCCACACAACCCATGCGTCAATTTCCTTTTTTTCAAAAGCAATTCTTGCGTCTCCAGGCGATAAGTAAGCAGGTTCTATGTCACTATAGCTTAAACCAGCTTTTTCTAATGCTTTTACTAATAAATAATGGGAACTACTTCCCTTGGCAAAACCGATTTTTTTCCCTTTCAGGTCTTCTAATGTCTTGATGGAAGAATCATTTTTCACTAAAATGCCAGAGCCTTCAAACTTTGATTTTCCTGCCGCAACATACTGTAAGGCAGAATTAGATGCTTGAGCAAAGATTGGAGGAGAATCACCTGACCGACCAAAATCTATACTTCCGGCATTTAATGCTTCAAGTAAAGCCGGGCCTGCTTGAAATTCATACCATTCTACTTTATATCCAAGTGGTTCTAAACGATCTTCTAATGTACCTAGCTCCTTCAAAATAAGGAGTGGTCCATTTTTTTGATAACCAATACGGAATACCTCATCATGGCTGCTATTCTCACCTGGCGGATTTGGTAATGAACAAGCAGAAAGGAAAATGGTAGATAAAAGCAGCATACATCCTAAGATTAAAGCGACTGTTTTCTTTCTTATTCTTTTTTTCATATAGAAGCATCATCTCCTCATACTTTTATTTTATTTGTCAGCTATGTTAAGGAAGCTTGTAGAAGATGATATTCTCTGCCATCAATCAATAGTTAGACATTAACGTACATATATTTTCTTTCTGTAAAGTTGACTGTTTCATCATCAAACCAACCTATTTTTAACATAGCATTTCCGCTTATACTGTCTGGATTTTAAGTTCTTTATAAACTATGCAAAGAAAATTATTAGGTACCTGTTTAGTTTTTTTTGAAGTCATTTCTTTTTTGTCTTACCAGATAGGGAATTTGGAATGAAGGGAAGGGAGTAGTTAACCATTTATAGGGGGCCTCGGATAAAGACATTTTAGCATATAGAAAACAGCCTTAGATTACCTAAGGCTGTAAGACCTTACAGATGCAGAAATTGCTGGGACGATAATTATCGATCAGGATCATTGGGATTTAAAATACGGGGACGGCGATTCTTTAAAGGAATTGGTGTTCTAACAAGAATATCTCTCATTGCACGGTAATTGAATGGAATGAAAGGCCATAGATAGGGAACTCCAAATGATTTCATGTTTGCAAGGAAGATAATAAACAGAGCTACGCCAACGATATATCCAGGAACTTTAAAGATAGCGGTAGAAATTAACAGCACAATCCGGACAAGTCTGTTTGCTAAACCAAGCTCATAACTAGGTGTTGCAAAAGTTCCGATCGCAGCAATAGAGAAATACAAAATAACTTCGTTTGAAAACAGCCCCACCTCTACTGCGACTTGTCCAATCATTAAGGCAGCCACAAGCCCTAATGCAGTGGCAAGCGATGTAGGTGTATGAATGGCGGCCATACGCAGCATATCCAGTCCAACTTCTATTAAAAGAAACTGAACAATTAAGGGAACCTGCCCTAATTCATTCGGTCCCAAAAACGATAAAGATCCAGGCAATAGGCTTGGTTCTATACTCACTAAATACCACAAAGGTAATAAGAAAAGGGAAGCAAACACACCTAGGTAACGAACAAAGCGTAAATAGGCACCTACAAGCGGATTGTTCCGATATTCTTCAGCATGCTGCAAATGATGCCAGAAAGTAACAGGTGTGATCATGGCAGACGGTGAGCCATCTACAAAAATACATACATGTCCTTCAAAAAGATGGATGGCCGTTGTATCAGGCCGTTCTGTATAACGTACTTTTGGGAAAGGGTTCCAGTTGTTTCCTGAAATAAATTCCTCAATTGTTTTTTCCGCCATCGGTAATCCATCAGTATCAATATGGGACATCGCTTTCTTTAATTGCTCGACCATATCTGGATCTGCAATGTCACCAATATAACAAATAACAATATCCGTTTTGGAACGACGCCCTACTTGCATAAATTCCATTCGCAGTGTCCGATCTCTGATTCTTCTTCTTGTCAGTGCTGTATTAAACACAATTGTTTCTACAAAGCCATCTCGGGAACCGCGGACAACTCTCTCTGTATCAGGCTCTTGTGGTCCTCTGACAGGATAGGTTCTAGCATCAATCAGCAGGACTTCGTCAATACCGTCGATAAGGAGTGCTGTTGGACCTGAGAGGACATTATCGACAACCTTATTCAGATCATCAACTGTGCTGATTTCTATATAAGGTATATAGGTACTCAATAATTTCTTTAAAACATCTTTTCTTAATTCCTCTTTTTTTACTTTGGCAAGGAACTTCATAAGCAAATGTAATATATCATCTTTTACTAATCCGTCTACAAGAAACATAGCCATTCGGATGCCAGCATATTCGACATCTAAATGGATCATGTCAAAGTTTTGTCCAACACCTAATTCTTCCTTTAGATATCCAACATTCTCATCCAAATGACTGGATACTTTTTTCTTACTTATATTTTCCATATCTCACCTCATACTAAAAACGGTTGGGGAATGATTTTTCTTTTTTATGTACTATATTTCATAATAGACATAGAGAAGGAAAAAAATACCTCTGAAGTAAAAGGCCAATATTCCTTGATTAGAAACCAAAATAAAAAGGAATGAATGGCAAATCCTTCTATCACTATAAGGGTAAATAGGGTTCTTGTAATCTAGAATTATAGGAGCAGAAGGAATATATTGGGTAGGTGGAAGATGCAAAAAAAAATAGTTTATGATAATATGTATGAAAACGGTTAACAGATATATTAAATAATTTATGATTTTTCGGGTGGTAATTATGAAAGTAAAATTAGAAGATGTAGCGGAGTTGGCAGGTGTTTCGCCAACGACGGTTTCACGTGTTTTGAATAATCGAGGATATATAAGTGCAAAAACAAGAGAAAAAGTAGAGCAAGCCATTAAGGATTTAAATTATTATCCTAATGATATAGCACGCTCTCTTTTTAAAAAACGGACCAATTTTATTGGCCTTATTTTGCCAACAATTAATAATCCCTTTTTTAGTGAATTAGCTTTATATATAGAGAATATATGCTCCAATCATGAGTTTAAAGTTATTCTCTGTAATAGTTTAGGACAAGTTGCTAAAGAAACTTCATATGCAGAGATGCTTATTAGGCATCAAGTAGATGGAATTATTGTTTGTTCCTATAATCGTGGAATTGAAATATATAAGAATTCTAACCTACCTATTGTCGCAATTGACCATTACTTATCACCAACAATTCCTGTAATAGGTTCTGACAACTATGAAGGTGGAAAATTGGCTATTCAACATTTACTTAACCAAGGTTGCAAAGCAATTGTTCATATAAATGGACCAAGTGAGTTAGAAACACCAACCCAAAATAGAAGAAAAGCCTATGAAGATCAAGTAGCTAATCCCATTACCTATGAATTGAATAGCGTTTTTGATGAGGAAGCAACTGCGGAAACAATCAAAAGGATATTTATAGAACACCCTGAAACGGATGGGATTTTTGCTAGTGATGATTTAATCGCATCTACTTGTTTGAAAGTAGCGAGTGAACTAGGAATTCAGATTCCTAATCAATTAAAAGTTATAGGATATGATGGCACGCAAAGTGTAAGGAGGCTGTTACCTCAATTAACCACAATTAAACAACCAATTGAGGAAATTGCGCAATCAGCTGTATTAAGATTAATGGATATTATTAATGAAGTAAATAAGGATGAAAGAATGGAAGTTATATTACCTGTTCAATTGCTAAAGAGTGAGACGGCCTAATCTAATAGTTTCCTTTGATAAAATATAATCTAAAAAATTAGATTGTATTTTTTTGAAAATAAGTAAGTCAAGCGGTTGACACATCGAGTGAAAGCGTTTAAAATCAAATATATCAAGCGGTTGACATGAAAAAATATGAAAGCGGTTGATATACATAATTTGAGAAAGGAGATTTAGAAATATGTCAAGCGGTTGACACTAAAATCATTCAACTTTTTTCTAAAGAAGGTGGCGAAATAAAATGTCAGTTTCAGTACCTGAAACGAAAACAACTAATAAGAAGACTTCCCATAAAGTAAAAGGTGAATTTTTACCTGAGCACAAAAAAGAAAATTTTATTCAATATTTCAAAAAGAATTATGCTTTGTATTTATTTTTAGTACCAGCCATCATTTTAACAATTGTATTTAAATATATCCCAATGTATGGGGCAATCATCGCTTTTAAGGATTTTAGTCCAATGAAGGGAATTATCGGCAGTGATTGGGTAGGTTTAACACACTTTAAAGATTTTTTAACTTCTCCCAATTTTAAAGAGATTTTTATGAATACGCTTAAATTAAGTTTCTATGGTTTAATATTGGGTTTTCCAGTACCCATTATCTTAGCACTTAGTCTAAACCAAGTACGGCGAGCTGCTATCAAAAAAAATATCCAATTAATATTGTATGCACCAAATTTTATATCAGTTGTTGTCATTACAGGAATGTTATTTATCTTTATGTCACCTACAGGTCCAATAAATTCACTATTATCGGTATTTAACGATAAACCAGTTTCCTTTATGACAGAGCCTGAATATTTTAGATCCATTTATATTTTATCAGGAATATGGCAAGCGGCAGGCTGGTCATCGATTATTTATGTAGCAGCACTTGCGAATGTTGATCCTCAATTACATGATGCGGCAACAATCGATGGAGCAACACTATTGCAGAGGATAAGACATATTGATCTTCCTACTCTAAAACCAATCATGGCAGTGTTGTTTATTCTAGGAGCAGGTGGGATTATGGCGATTGGATTTGAAAAGGCTTACTTAATGCAAACCTCTATGAATCTGCCAACTTCAGAGATTCTGCCGACTTATGTATATAAAGTAGGACTGCAGGCCGGGGATTATGCCTATTCAACAGCAGTAGGTTTGTTTAATTCTGTTATTAACGTAGTTTTATTGGTATTCGTGAATTTTGTAGTGAAGAAGTTAAATGAAGGCGAAGGGTTATATTAATAAAGGGGGGATAATCATTGAAGAACCATTCCAAAACAGATAAAATGCTTCTTTTTAGTAACAAAATAATTTTAATACTACTTGTTTTAATCGTGTTATTACCATTACTTTATATTTTATTGGCTTCTTTTTTAGACCCCAATGTACTGCTTAGTAAAGGATTTTCCTTAAATCCATCTAATTGGAGTTTGGAAGGCTATAAACGGATTTTACAAGATGAATTAATGATAAAAGGATTTATCAATTCAGTCATCTATTCATTAGGTTTTACAATTGTCACAATTGTTATTACGATATTTGCTGCATATCCACTTTCTCTTGATGGATTTAAAGGAAAGAATATAATCATGGTTTTCTTTCTTATTACGATGTTCTTTAATGGCGGGTTGATTCCTACCTATTTAATAGTAAAGGATTTAGGAATGCTTAATACCATTTGGTCGATTATTTTGCCTGGAGCAATTAGTGTCTGGAATATTATCCTAGCACGAACCTTTTTTAAAGGGCTTCCAAAAGAGCTGTTTGAGGCAGCAAAAATTGATGGTGCTTCTGAATTAAAAATATTTCTAAAAATAGTATTGCCTTTGTCTAAACCA of Niallia circulans contains these proteins:
- the ssuC gene encoding aliphatic sulfonate ABC transporter permease SsuC, which codes for MKKTSLYFIKKILPWGIPILLLIGWQWIIKAGIISSRILPAPSDVYLAAINLFQTGELTHHVWISLWRASIGFLIGGTIGFVLGLLNGLFRFTELLLDTSIQMLRNIPHLALIPLVILWFGIGEEAKVFLVALGVLFPVYLNTYHGIKSVDKGLIEMGKMYGLNGFSLFLNVIFPGALSSILVGLRFSLGIMWITLIVAETISSTSGIGYMAMNAREFMRMDVIVLSILLYALLGKLSDVIARFMETRWLKWHPSYQKHS
- a CDS encoding ABC transporter permease, with translation MSVSVPETKTTNKKTSHKVKGEFLPEHKKENFIQYFKKNYALYLFLVPAIILTIVFKYIPMYGAIIAFKDFSPMKGIIGSDWVGLTHFKDFLTSPNFKEIFMNTLKLSFYGLILGFPVPIILALSLNQVRRAAIKKNIQLILYAPNFISVVVITGMLFIFMSPTGPINSLLSVFNDKPVSFMTEPEYFRSIYILSGIWQAAGWSSIIYVAALANVDPQLHDAATIDGATLLQRIRHIDLPTLKPIMAVLFILGAGGIMAIGFEKAYLMQTSMNLPTSEILPTYVYKVGLQAGDYAYSTAVGLFNSVINVVLLVFVNFVVKKLNEGEGLY
- a CDS encoding carbohydrate ABC transporter permease, with protein sequence MLLFSNKIILILLVLIVLLPLLYILLASFLDPNVLLSKGFSLNPSNWSLEGYKRILQDELMIKGFINSVIYSLGFTIVTIVITIFAAYPLSLDGFKGKNIIMVFFLITMFFNGGLIPTYLIVKDLGMLNTIWSIILPGAISVWNIILARTFFKGLPKELFEAAKIDGASELKIFLKIVLPLSKPIIFVIALYAFVGQWNSYFDAMIYLEDQELHPLQLVLRSILIQNQVQPGMINDQLAMAELSKLAEKIKYASIVISSLPLLIMYPFFQKYFEKGVMVGSLK
- a CDS encoding sulfonate ABC transporter substrate-binding protein, which gives rise to MKKRIRKKTVALILGCMLLLSTIFLSACSLPNPPGENSSHDEVFRIGYQKNGPLLILKELGTLEDRLEPLGYKVEWYEFQAGPALLEALNAGSIDFGRSGDSPPIFAQASNSALQYVAAGKSKFEGSGILVKNDSSIKTLEDLKGKKIGFAKGSSSHYLLVKALEKAGLSYSDIEPAYLSPGDARIAFEKKEIDAWVVWDPFTANTQLQADATLLVNGKGLTSDRDFFLASSDFLQENEDIIKVVMEEIQKSCQWANEHPEDLTKMLSSILGIDEASMRMAVERRVYGVEEISDSIIKEQQEIADTFYNLQLIPKKVKVNENVYTIDLKDEEK
- a CDS encoding ATP-binding cassette domain-containing protein — encoded protein: MSKEKIYLEIKNLEKSYNETKVLKSLNLKINQGEFLAIVGKSGCGKSTLLRLLSGLEKPTKGEILIDGKPLNSLNREACMMFQDGRLLPWKCVLDNVKLGVKGIRREEAIQVLRDVGLEDKKDEWPANLSGGQKQRVALARSLMHKPRLLLLDEPLGALDALTRLEMQSMIENIQMTHGFTSLLVTHDVEEAVALADRVIVLQDGIIAQDIPITLEKSRQRNHAAFASLVNDILKKILHPTDEKSHRMIEEERNLALKTIPKLN
- a CDS encoding spore germination protein gives rise to the protein MENISKKKVSSHLDENVGYLKEELGVGQNFDMIHLDVEYAGIRMAMFLVDGLVKDDILHLLMKFLAKVKKEELRKDVLKKLLSTYIPYIEISTVDDLNKVVDNVLSGPTALLIDGIDEVLLIDARTYPVRGPQEPDTERVVRGSRDGFVETIVFNTALTRRRIRDRTLRMEFMQVGRRSKTDIVICYIGDIADPDMVEQLKKAMSHIDTDGLPMAEKTIEEFISGNNWNPFPKVRYTERPDTTAIHLFEGHVCIFVDGSPSAMITPVTFWHHLQHAEEYRNNPLVGAYLRFVRYLGVFASLFLLPLWYLVSIEPSLLPGSLSFLGPNELGQVPLIVQFLLIEVGLDMLRMAAIHTPTSLATALGLVAALMIGQVAVEVGLFSNEVILYFSIAAIGTFATPSYELGLANRLVRIVLLISTAIFKVPGYIVGVALFIIFLANMKSFGVPYLWPFIPFNYRAMRDILVRTPIPLKNRRPRILNPNDPDR
- a CDS encoding MFS transporter, with translation MEYGCIVTEVLFVEKKNTKMTAVAIGSIPLIMTLGNSMLIPILPKMQTEINLSAFQASMTITVFSVVAAFFIPILGYLSDRFTRKSVIIPALFLYGVGGILAGFAAAKFSHAYTWILVGRSLQGIGAAGTAPIAMALTADLYKGAKESRILGLVEASNGFGKVLSPILGSAIALIVWYGVFFAFPMVVLISIILSWIFIREKEHSKKPPSPSKYIKGLVSVFKHEGKWLFTAYLAGATCLFTLFGILFYLSDTLENTHKIDGIIKGLILAIPLLIMCTTSYITGSKIGKNQKLMKKLIVLGFIFVTASYATLSLFKSLVPFIAVLAVSSVGTGLILPCINSFITGAVGQERRGFVTSLYGSVRFLGVAIGPPIFGRLMDWSRIGMFLSIAGFTCLVGLLALLLIKVEDKKQPQGEKGKKDKKEADAKEVIPFLEPIEGR
- a CDS encoding LacI family DNA-binding transcriptional regulator codes for the protein MKVKLEDVAELAGVSPTTVSRVLNNRGYISAKTREKVEQAIKDLNYYPNDIARSLFKKRTNFIGLILPTINNPFFSELALYIENICSNHEFKVILCNSLGQVAKETSYAEMLIRHQVDGIIVCSYNRGIEIYKNSNLPIVAIDHYLSPTIPVIGSDNYEGGKLAIQHLLNQGCKAIVHINGPSELETPTQNRRKAYEDQVANPITYELNSVFDEEATAETIKRIFIEHPETDGIFASDDLIASTCLKVASELGIQIPNQLKVIGYDGTQSVRRLLPQLTTIKQPIEEIAQSAVLRLMDIINEVNKDERMEVILPVQLLKSETA
- a CDS encoding YitT family protein — protein: MRKKKPVTYSPYRFRRICRQYSFILLGAIIQGCAMGIFLFPNSIPSGGAGGLTVLFHYFFNIPLSIILWIINSSMLLFALHFLGGSSAVGTLFGITITSIAVNLSQAYFSTPFSNVWIDMLMGSLVLGTGIGILLRQGVSNGGIGVIALIISKYRNINPGRPLFWINGVIFVITAYIIDWQIVIQALICQWLSTQIVAYLYNLRIRLPIPGPAFAWRKK